One genomic window of Tetrapisispora phaffii CBS 4417 chromosome 13, complete genome includes the following:
- the MRPS9 gene encoding mitochondrial 37S ribosomal protein uS9m (similar to Saccharomyces cerevisiae MRPS9 (YBR146W); ancestral locus Anc_3.117) — MLHSNFKPNRIPLASTLLRMGNLFASIPIRSFSGTKFALENVRYQTVKQSRIVPKLATFYSANPHHENCMNRLEHLLNKYIKYPTQSSLVNGMDKPAWLSFEDYSLIGGGTRLRPIQYRQLISILNRLHHIDQQLSNDEIRTELGHYFKKSGMLVNERKVHVLDEFGRAVAVGKRKSSVAKVYLVRGDGQILVNNRQLNDYFVEIKDRSSILFPLATTSLSGSYNVFATTSGGGPTGQAEAISHAIAKALLIFNPLLKPRLRKAGLITRDYRHVERKKPGKKKARKMPTWVKR; from the coding sequence ATGTTGCATTCGAATTTCAAACCTAATCGAATTCCATTAGCGTCAACGCTATTGAGGATGGGAAATCTATTTGCATCGATACCAATTAGATCGTTCTCTGGTACTAAATTTGCATTGGAGAACGTTAGATATCAAACTGTTAAGCAATCGAGAATTGTACCCAAGTTAGCCACTTTTTACTCGGCTAATCCACATCATGAAAACTGCATGAACAGACTAGAACAtctattaaataaatacatcAAATACCCTACTCAGTCGAGTCTCGTCAATGGTATGGACAAGCCGGCATGGTTATCCTTCGAAGACTACAGTCTTATTGGAGGTGGTACAAGATTGAGACCAATTCAGTACAGACAGTTGATCAGCATTCTAAATAGGTTGCACCATATCGACCAACAGCTGTCAAACGATGAGATAAGAACAGAACTAGGTCACTATTTTAAGAAGTCAGGGATGCTAGTGAATGAGAGGAAAGTTCATGTCTTGGATGAATTTGGAAGAGCAGTCGCAGTGGGCAAGAGAAAGTCATCCGTAGCAAAGGTGTATTTAGTGAGGGGAGACGGTCAAATACTCGTAAATAACAGGCAACTTAATGACTATTTCGTGGAAATAAAAGATAGAAGCTCTATTCTATTTCCTTTAGCTACAACTTCTTTGTCAGGTAGTTATAACGTGTTTGCCACAACCTCAGGCGGAGGTCCAACAGGCCAAGCTGAGGCTATATCTCATGCCATTGCAAAGGCTTTGTTGATTTTTAACCCATTATTAAAACCAAGGTTGCGTAAAGCAGGTTTGATCACAAGAGATTACAGACATGTCGAAAGAAAGAAGCCAGGTAAGAAAAAGGCCAGAAAGATGCCTACTTGGGTCAAGAGATAA
- the ADH5 gene encoding alcohol dehydrogenase ADH5 (similar to Saccharomyces cerevisiae ADH5 (YBR145W) and ADH1 (YOL086C); ancestral locus Anc_3.118), whose product MSTEIPKTQKGVIFYENNGPLEYKDIPVPTPLPNELLIHVLYSGVCHTDLHAWHGDWPLPVKLPLVGGHEGAGVVVGMGSSVKGWKVGDYAGIKWLNGSCMSCEECELSNESNCPEADLSGYTHDGSFQQYATADAVQAAKIPAGADLKNIAPILCAGVTVYKAIKSANLKAGDWLAISGACGGLGSLAIQYGKAMGFRILGIDGGAEKEELFKKLGGEYFIDFTQCKDIIAEVKKATNGGAHGVINVSVSEAAIEASTNYVRSNGTVVLVGLPAGAVCKSNVFNQVVKSTKIVGSYVGNRADTREAIDFFVRGLVKSPIKVVGLSQLASVFDDMQAGKIVGRVVVDTSC is encoded by the coding sequence ATGTCTACCGAAATCCCAAAGACCCAAAAAGGTGTTATTTTCTACGAAAACAACGGTCCATTAGAATACAAGGACATCCCAGTCCCAACTCCATTACCAAATGAACTTTTGATCCATGTCTTATACTCCGGTGTCTGTCACACTGACTTGCACGCTTGGCACGGTGACTGGCCATTGCCAGTCAAGTTACCATTAGTCGGTGGTCACGAAGGTGCCGGTGTTGTTGTCGGTATGGGTTCCTCCGTTAAGGGCTGGAAGGTCGGTGACTACGCTGGTATCAAGTGGTTAAACGGCTCTTGTATGTCCTGTGAAGAATGTGAATTGTCCAACGAATCCAACTGTCCAGAAGCTGACTTATCCGGTTACACTCACGACGGTAGTTTCCAACAATACGCCACCGCTGACGCTGTCCAAGCCGCTAAGATCCCAGCTGGTGCCGACTTAAAGAACATCGCCCCAATCTTATGTGCCGGTGTTACCGTCTACAAGGCCATCAAGTCCGCCAACTTAAAGGCTGGTGACTGGTTAGCTATCTCCGGTGCTTGTGGTGGTTTAGGTTCTCTAGCCATCCAATACGGTAAGGCTATGGGTTTCAGAATCCTAGGTATCGATGGTGGTGCCGAAAAGGAAGAATTATTCAAGAAGTTAGGTGGTGAATACTTCATTGACTTCACCCAATGTAAGGATATTATTGCTGAAGTTAAGAAGGCCACTAACGGTGGTGCTCACGGTGTCATCAACGTCTCCGTCTCCGAAGCCGCTATTGAAGCCTCCACTAACTACGTCAGATCCAACGGTACCGTCGTCTTAGTCGGTTTACCAGCTGGTGCCGTGTGTAAGTCCAACGTCTTCAACCAAGTCGTTAAGTCCACCAAGATTGTCGGTTCTTACGTCGGTAACAGAGCTGACACCAGAGAAGCTATTGACTTCTTCGTCAGAGGTTTAGTTAAGTCCCCAATCAAGGTTGTCGGTCTATCTCAGTTAGCTAGTGTTTTCGACGACATGCAAGCCGGTAAAATTGTCGGTAGAGTTGTCGTTGACACTTCCTGTTAA
- the SUP45 gene encoding translation termination factor eRF1 (similar to Saccharomyces cerevisiae SUP45 (YBR143C); ancestral locus Anc_3.121) has product METDAERNIEIWKVKKLIQSLEKARGNGTSMISLIIPPKGQISMIQKMLTDEYGTASNIKSRVNRLSVLSAITSTQQKLKLYNKIPPNGLVLYCGDIITEEGKEKKVTFDIEPYKPINTSLYLCDNKFHTEVLSELLQADDKFGFIVMDGQGTLFGSLAGNTRTVMHKFTVDLPKKHGRGGQSALRFARLREEKRHNYVRKVAEVAVQNFIVNDKVIVKGLILAGSADFKTDLAKSELFDPRLAEKVIKIVDISYGGENGFNQAIELSAETLANVKFVQEKKLLTEYFDEISQDTGKFCYGIDDTLKALDLGACDRLIVFENLDTVRYTYKDAEDQEVIKFVKPGQEDKSYAIDKATGQEMEVVSESLLIEWLAEHYKDYGATLEFITDKSSEGSQFVSGFGGIGALLRYKVNFEQLQEDSDDEYYNSDEGSDFDFI; this is encoded by the coding sequence ATGGAAACTGACGCTGAGAGAAATATCGAAATCTGGAAGGTCAAGAAACTTATTCAATCACTGGAGAAGGCCAGGGGTAATGGTACCTCCATGATCTCGTTGATCATCCCTCCAAAGGGCCAGATCTCGATGATCCAGAAAATGCTAACCGATGAATATGGTACTGCCTCTAATATCAAGTCAAGAGTCAATAGACTATCGGTTCTGTCGGCAATTACCTCTACGCAACAAAAGCTGAAGTTGTATAACAAGATCCCTCCAAATGGGTTGGTCCTATACTGTGGTGATATTATCACCGAAGAGGGTAAGGAAAAGAAAGTCACTTTCGATATCGAACCTTACAAGCCAATCAACACATCTTTATACTTGTGTGACAACAAGTTCCACACCGAGGTTCTTTCCGAGTTGTTGCAAGCTGACGACAAGTTCGGTTTCATCGTCATGGATGGTCAAGGTACCTTGTTCGGCTCGTTGGCAGGTAACACAAGAACAGTTATGCATAAATTCACCGTCGATTTACCAAAGAAGCATGGTAGAGGTGGTCAATCGGCTCTTCGTTTTGCTCGTTTGAGAGAGGAAAAAAGACATAACTACGTTAGAAAAGTCGCAGAAGTCGCGGTCCAGAATTTCATCGTCAACGATAAAGTCATTGTCAAAGGTTTGATTCTAGCAGGTTCTGCCGACTTCAAAACAGATTTAGCAAAATCAGAACTGTTTGACCCGAGATTGGCTGAAAAAGTCATCAAGATCGTGGATATTTCATATGGTGGTGAAAATGGTTTCAATCAAGCTATTGAATTGTCAGCTGAGACTTTAGCAAACGTTAAGTTCGTCCAAGAAAAGAAACTGTTGACAGAATACTTCGATGAAATCTCTCAAGACACAGGTAAGTTCTGTTACGGTATAGATGATACCTTGAAGGCATTGGATTTAGGTGCTTGTGACAGATTAATCGTCTTCGAAAACTTGGATACCGTCAGATACACCTACAAAGACGCCGAGGATCAAGAAGTCATCAAGTTCGTCAAACCAGGTCAAGAAGATAAGAGTTATGCCATTGATAAGGCTACCGGCCAAGAAATGGAAGTCGTTAGCGAGTCTCTATTGATCGAATGGTTGGCTGAACATTATAAGGACTATGGTGCCACTTTAGAATTTATTACTGATAAATCTTCTGAAGGTTCTCAATTCGTGTCAGGTTTCGGTGGTATTGGTGCCTTATTACGTTATAAAGTTAACTTTGAACAACTTCAAGAAGATTCCGATGATGAATATTACAACTCGGATGAAGGTTCTGATTTCGATTTTATTTAA